One segment of Polypterus senegalus isolate Bchr_013 chromosome 8, ASM1683550v1, whole genome shotgun sequence DNA contains the following:
- the LOC120534544 gene encoding uncharacterized protein K02A2.6-like — protein sequence MQVDTGATVSIISETWCKTFMPHKQLEETFMDLRTYSEERIVLIGKTDVEVKYKEQSVVLPVVVTKGSKAALLGRNWLKVLKLDWASLFQIKSLEPLSLKEVLVKHKKIFEVGLGTIKNFKAQIKMKPDISPKFHKARPVPYSLKQAVELEQDRLEKAGIISKIESSNWAAPIVVVPKGDQSLRICGDYKITVNQSIEEEQYPLPTAEDLVATLAGGRLFTKLDLSHAYQQLELDEKSKQYLVVNTHKGLYCYNRLSYGVSSAPAIFQLVMDQILQGLEHVTCFLDDILITAKTAQQHLQILDAVLSRLEQYGIRVKQAKCSFMQESVEYLGHQIDKDGLHPTKEKVSAILEAPEPKNIGELRSFLGLLNYYGRFLARLSTVLQPLHELLQNDKTWDWSSKCKAAFNQCK from the coding sequence ATGCAAGTGGATACTGGAGCCACTGTTTCTATAATATCAGAGACATGGTGTAAAACGTTTATGCCACATAAGCAACTGGAAGAAACGTTTATGGATTTAAGAACATATTCAGAAGAAAGAATTGTGCTGATAGGTAAGACAGATGTGGAAGTAAAATACAAGGAGCAGTCAGTAGTGCTTCCGGTGGTTGTTACTAAAGGAAGTAAGGCAGCGCTGCTGGGGCGAAATTGGTTGAAAGTTCTTAAATTAGACTGGGCCAgtctttttcaaattaaaagtctTGAACCACTGTCACTAAAGGAGGTTTTGGTTAAACACAAAAAGATATTTGAAGTAGGGCTAGGGACAATCAAAAATTTCAaagcacaaattaaaatgaagccgGATATTAGTCCTAAGTTCCATAAAGCAAGGCCTGTGCCATATTCACTTAAACAAGCTGTTGAACTTGAACAGGATAGATTAGAGAAGGCTGGAATAATTTCTAAAATTGAAAGCAGCAATTGGGCTGCCCCAATCGTAGTGGTACCAAAAGGTGATCAGTCACTCAGAATATGTGGTGACTATAAAATTACAGTAAATCAAAGTATAGAAGAGGAACAGTACCCACTGCCTACAGCAGAAGATTTGGTTGCTACTCTTGCTGGGGGTAGGCTGTTTACCAAATTAGACTTGTCGCATGCTTACCAACAGTTAGAGCTGGATGAGAAGTCAAAACAATACCTGGTGGTCAACACCCATAAGGGTTTATACTGCTACAACAGATTGTCATATGGAGTTTCCAGTGCACCTGCCATTTTTCAGTTGGTAATGGACCAGATTTTACAAGGATTAGAACATGTCACATGTTTTCTGGATGACATCCTAATTACTGCTAAAACAGCACAGCAGCATTTACAGATTTTGGATGCAGTGTTGTCAAGGCTGGAACAATATGGAATTAGAGTGAAACAGGCAAAGTGTAGTTTTATGCAAGAAAGTGTGGAGTATTTGGGGCACCAAATTGACAAGGATGGCTTGCACCCAacaaaagaaaaggtgagtgccATCCTTGAAGCTCCTGAACCCAAAAATATTGGAGAGCTAAGATCATTTTTAGGCCTACTCAATTATTATGGAAGGTTTCTGGCTAGATTGTCTACAGTATTACAGCCACTTCATGAGTTGTTACAAAATGATAAGACATGGGACTGGTCTTCAAAGTGCAAAGCAGCCTTCAATCAATGTAAATAA